Proteins encoded within one genomic window of Pigmentiphaga sp. H8:
- a CDS encoding SDR family NAD(P)-dependent oxidoreductase, protein MASTHTGRRTVMVTGAAGTLGGAVAAAFAAEGANLVLLDRREARPPAGLDAASCLALAVDLLDAGQVADAAGRARDRYGAIDVLCNIAGGFRMGEAVHETSDATWDFLLDLNARSIIHTARAVVPGMVERGEGRIVNVAAHAAQRGVAGMGAYCASKSAVMRLTESMAAELRERGVNVNGVMPTIIDTPENRRDMPDADPARWVAPADLAEVIRFLASPAARAIHGAVVPVTGLS, encoded by the coding sequence ATGGCATCGACACACACGGGCCGGCGTACGGTGATGGTTACCGGCGCGGCCGGAACGCTGGGCGGCGCCGTTGCCGCGGCCTTCGCCGCCGAAGGCGCCAACCTGGTGCTGCTGGACCGCCGCGAGGCGCGGCCGCCGGCGGGGCTGGATGCGGCTTCGTGCCTGGCCCTGGCGGTGGACCTGCTGGACGCCGGCCAGGTCGCGGACGCCGCGGGCCGCGCGCGCGACCGCTACGGCGCGATCGACGTGCTGTGCAACATCGCGGGCGGTTTCCGCATGGGCGAGGCCGTGCACGAGACCAGCGATGCCACCTGGGATTTCCTGCTGGACCTGAACGCCCGCAGCATCATCCATACCGCGCGCGCCGTCGTGCCCGGCATGGTGGAGCGGGGCGAAGGCCGGATCGTCAACGTCGCCGCCCATGCCGCCCAGCGCGGGGTGGCCGGCATGGGCGCTTATTGCGCCTCGAAAAGCGCGGTCATGCGGCTGACCGAATCGATGGCCGCGGAGCTGCGCGAACGGGGCGTGAACGTCAATGGCGTCATGCCCACCATCATCGACACGCCGGAGAACCGGCGCGACATGCCGGATGCCGATCCCGCGCGCTGGGTGGCGCCGGCCGACCTGGCCGAAGTGATCCGCTTCCTGGCCTCGCCGGCGGCGCGCGCCATCCATGGCGCGGTGGTGCCGGTGACGGGCCTGTCCTGA
- a CDS encoding TIGR03571 family LLM class oxidoreductase codes for MSAATPLFRADRLTLGLALPWVDAAEHAGQREVDFPRQLELAAQAEAADFAALWVRDVPLNHPGYPEAIGHLDPWTWLGALAGRTRRIHLVTGAIVLTLRHPLHVAKGAVSVAALAPGRFVLGLGSGDRPPEYLAFGRDSATRREDFRARWEQVSAALDTPPRVVPDLQDDPPVAFSLRPHPATPVPMLAVGSAGQSLDWIARHAVGWTTYHRPPEVQRGRHAMWRQAVARAAPGQFRAFGVAMRVELLDRPDAPAETIELGYRTGVRALAGILARMREAGTHHVSLNLPAGARPLPDVIAELAPLNAELS; via the coding sequence ATGAGCGCGGCGACGCCCCTGTTCCGGGCCGACCGGCTGACGCTGGGCCTGGCCCTGCCCTGGGTCGACGCCGCCGAACATGCCGGCCAGCGCGAAGTCGATTTCCCCCGCCAGCTGGAACTCGCGGCACAGGCCGAGGCGGCGGACTTCGCCGCGCTCTGGGTGCGCGACGTGCCGCTGAACCATCCGGGCTATCCCGAGGCCATCGGCCATCTCGATCCCTGGACATGGCTGGGCGCCCTGGCGGGGCGAACCCGGCGCATCCACCTCGTGACCGGCGCCATCGTGCTGACGCTGCGCCATCCGCTGCACGTCGCCAAGGGCGCCGTCTCGGTCGCCGCGCTGGCGCCGGGGCGCTTCGTGCTGGGACTGGGATCGGGCGACCGCCCGCCCGAATACCTGGCGTTCGGCCGGGACTCCGCCACCCGGCGCGAGGATTTCCGGGCCCGCTGGGAACAGGTGTCGGCCGCGCTGGACACTCCGCCGCGCGTCGTGCCCGATTTGCAGGACGACCCGCCCGTGGCCTTCAGCCTGCGGCCACACCCCGCTACCCCCGTGCCCATGCTGGCCGTCGGCTCGGCCGGCCAGAGCCTGGACTGGATCGCCCGCCATGCGGTGGGCTGGACCACCTACCACCGCCCGCCGGAGGTCCAGCGCGGCCGCCACGCCATGTGGCGCCAGGCGGTGGCGCGCGCCGCGCCCGGCCAGTTCCGCGCCTTCGGCGTCGCCATGCGCGTGGAACTGCTGGACCGCCCCGATGCGCCCGCCGAAACCATCGAACTGGGCTACCGCACCGGCGTGCGGGCGCTGGCCGGCATCCTCGCGCGCATGCGCGAGGCCGGCACGCATCACGTCAGCCTGAACCTGCCCGCGGGTGCCCGGCCGCTGCCGGACGTCATCGCCGAACTGGCCCCGCTGAACGCCGAATTGTCCTGA
- a CDS encoding substrate-binding domain-containing protein: MASQIHILSSMATKQLLADLVAQYPQAQAQDVLVESVGGVDAARRVQSGEAFDAIVLAANVIDQMTEAGHIVAGSRVDLVESGVYVAVRAGAPRPDLGSEAAVKQAVLDGGTIGYSTGPSGVYLSKLFERWGIADQIKDRTVQSKPGVPVGTLIAKGEVDLGFQQLSEMMNVPGIDIVGPLPPGLQIMTTFSAGVAATSAQPDTVRKLLAFMASAEAAGIKRKNGMEPL, from the coding sequence ATGGCATCCCAGATCCACATCCTTTCCTCGATGGCAACCAAGCAGCTGCTTGCCGATCTCGTCGCCCAGTACCCCCAGGCGCAGGCCCAGGACGTCCTGGTGGAGTCGGTCGGCGGCGTCGATGCCGCCCGGCGCGTGCAGTCCGGCGAGGCCTTCGACGCCATCGTGCTGGCCGCCAACGTCATCGACCAGATGACCGAAGCCGGGCACATCGTGGCGGGCAGCCGCGTGGACCTGGTCGAGTCGGGCGTCTACGTGGCCGTGCGCGCCGGCGCGCCGCGGCCGGACCTCGGCTCCGAGGCCGCGGTCAAGCAGGCCGTGCTGGATGGAGGCACGATCGGCTACTCCACCGGCCCCAGCGGCGTCTACCTGTCCAAGCTGTTCGAGCGCTGGGGCATCGCCGACCAGATCAAGGACCGCACCGTCCAGTCCAAGCCGGGCGTCCCGGTGGGCACCCTGATCGCCAAGGGCGAAGTCGATCTCGGCTTCCAGCAACTGAGCGAGATGATGAACGTGCCGGGCATCGACATCGTGGGGCCCCTGCCTCCCGGCCTGCAGATCATGACCACGTTCTCCGCCGGCGTGGCGGCCACGTCCGCCCAGCCGGACACCGTACGCAAGCTGCTGGCCTTCATGGCCAGCGCCGAGGCCGCGGGGATCAAGCGCAAGAACGGCATGGAACCCCTATAG
- a CDS encoding VOC family protein, with amino-acid sequence MTVRRIVANLTTPDPALAREFYGRLLGLDVVMDHGWLMTFASGGSQTPQVSVASEGGSGTPVPALSIEVDDVDEVLARARAHGAEIVYGPCDEAWGVRRFYVRDPFGNLVNILMHRS; translated from the coding sequence ATGACCGTTCGCCGCATCGTCGCCAACCTCACCACCCCCGACCCCGCCCTCGCGCGGGAGTTCTACGGCAGGCTGCTGGGCCTGGACGTGGTCATGGACCACGGCTGGCTCATGACCTTCGCCTCCGGCGGCAGCCAGACACCGCAGGTCAGCGTGGCCAGCGAGGGAGGTTCGGGCACGCCCGTGCCGGCCCTGTCCATCGAGGTCGACGATGTGGACGAAGTGCTGGCGCGCGCCCGCGCGCACGGGGCCGAGATCGTCTACGGACCTTGCGACGAAGCCTGGGGCGTGCGGCGCTTCTACGTGCGCGATCCGTTCGGCAACCTGGTCAACATCCTGATGCATCGCTCGTGA
- a CDS encoding DUF445 domain-containing protein has translation MKLSALGLLAASLAGFGLSHAMGGQGAWAWVRAFCEAATVGALADWFAVVALFKRPMGLPIPHTAIVPANQARLGDNLAVFVRDHFLAPDALLARLQVFDPAGRLGAWLSEPAQARMAAGMARTWLSQALDLLDERAVREAIQSFVVARLRAWDAGATAGEVLGLLTRDGRHHQLLDEALRRLGGYLDDETVKERVSDLMVKYARKEWPKIVGTVNLVKPVDRIADNLADRLARALLDELHEVLSRPEHPLRQDYEAWVADYVARLRDDAQLREQIDGIKARLIDHPSVQEYVQGLWVEIHAALRRNLDSQDSPLARHLERSLSGLGRQLAANPALREAINEHVMTGARSLAGRLREGVTEHIAQTVKGWDEGRLVQALELSVGPDLQYIRYNGTLVGGLIGIALHALVLAFGG, from the coding sequence ATGAAGCTGAGCGCGTTGGGGCTGCTTGCCGCGTCGCTGGCGGGCTTCGGGCTCAGCCATGCCATGGGCGGACAAGGCGCCTGGGCCTGGGTGCGGGCCTTCTGCGAGGCCGCCACGGTCGGCGCGCTGGCCGACTGGTTCGCCGTGGTGGCGCTGTTCAAGCGGCCCATGGGCCTGCCGATTCCCCATACCGCCATCGTCCCCGCCAACCAGGCGCGCCTGGGGGACAATCTGGCCGTGTTCGTGCGCGACCATTTCCTGGCGCCGGATGCCCTGCTGGCAAGACTCCAGGTGTTCGATCCCGCGGGCAGGCTGGGCGCATGGCTGAGCGAGCCGGCCCAGGCGCGCATGGCGGCGGGCATGGCGCGCACCTGGCTGTCCCAGGCGCTGGACCTGCTGGACGAGCGGGCCGTGCGCGAGGCCATCCAGTCCTTCGTCGTCGCGCGCCTGCGCGCCTGGGATGCGGGGGCGACGGCGGGCGAAGTGCTGGGATTGCTGACGCGCGACGGCCGCCACCATCAACTGCTGGACGAGGCCCTGCGGCGCCTGGGAGGCTACCTGGACGACGAAACCGTCAAGGAGCGAGTGTCGGACCTGATGGTGAAATACGCCCGCAAGGAATGGCCCAAGATTGTCGGGACCGTGAATCTGGTGAAGCCGGTCGACCGCATCGCGGACAATCTGGCGGATCGATTGGCCCGCGCGCTGCTGGACGAGCTGCACGAAGTCTTGTCGCGGCCGGAGCATCCGTTGCGCCAGGATTACGAGGCCTGGGTGGCGGACTACGTGGCGCGCCTGCGCGACGATGCGCAACTGCGCGAACAGATCGACGGCATCAAGGCAAGGCTGATCGATCATCCGTCGGTGCAGGAGTACGTGCAGGGCCTGTGGGTCGAGATCCACGCCGCCCTGCGCCGCAACCTGGACAGCCAGGACTCGCCGCTGGCCCGGCACCTGGAGCGGAGCCTGTCGGGGCTGGGGCGCCAGCTGGCCGCCAATCCGGCCTTGCGCGAGGCGATCAACGAGCACGTCATGACCGGCGCGCGCAGCCTGGCGGGCCGCCTGCGCGAGGGCGTCACCGAGCACATCGCGCAGACCGTCAAGGGGTGGGACGAAGGGCGGCTGGTGCAGGCGCTGGAGCTGAGCGTGGGGCCCGACCTGCAATACATCCGCTACAACGGCACGCTGGTGGGCGGACTGATCGGGATCGCGCTGCACGCGCTGGTGCTCGCTTTCGGCGGCTGA